One genomic segment of Hevea brasiliensis isolate MT/VB/25A 57/8 chromosome 3, ASM3005281v1, whole genome shotgun sequence includes these proteins:
- the LOC110641496 gene encoding stress-response A/B barrel domain-containing protein HS1-like, whose protein sequence is MAEAKGVAEAERVAKHIILAKFKEEVSAEEIQQLIKGYANLVNLIPPMKSFRWGTDAGVENLTEGYTHVFESTFETTQGIAEYVAHPAHIEYSNLLAPALEKVLAMDYQSNIVQL, encoded by the exons ATGGCTGAAGCAAAAGGAGTGGCAGAAGCAGAAAGAGTCGCCAAGCACATTATTTTGGCAAAGTTCAAAGAAGAAGTTTCAGCTGAAGAGATTCAACAACTCATAAAGGGATATGCCAATCTCGTCAATCTTATTCCACCCATGAAGTCTTTCCGTTG GGGCACAGATGCAGGCGTTGAGAACCTGACAGAAGGTTACACTCATGTGTTTGAATCTACCTTTGAGACTACACAAGGAATTGCAGAGTATGTAGCTCATCCTGCTCACATTGAATATTCCAATCTGCTCGCTCCTGCTCTGGAGAAAGTCCTTGCAATGGATTACCAGTCCAATATCGTTCAACTCTAA